Proteins encoded together in one Lathyrus oleraceus cultivar Zhongwan6 chromosome 5, CAAS_Psat_ZW6_1.0, whole genome shotgun sequence window:
- the LOC127086015 gene encoding uncharacterized protein LOC127086015 isoform X4, giving the protein MAHKNVLSLLLFVMLLLINGQGSFARYMIQENVEEIQVAQPYLDGWLKNPLKNQKHIANSNQVYLDGWLKDTRAEKTKSSQDSDQVYLDGWLKDIRAEKPKSTSESNQVYLDGWLKDTRAEIAKSTGDTNQVYLDGWLKDIRAEKEKSIPNSNQVYLDGWLKDTRAEKAKSTSKSNQVYLDGWLKDTRAEKAKSTGDTNQVYLDGWLKDIRVEKEKSIPNSNQVYLDGWLKDTRAEKAKSTSESNQVYLDGWLKDTRAEKEKYTPDSNQVYLDGWLKNTQAKKTKTMSDSNQVYLDGWLKDSRTERTKATPDSNQVYLDGWLKDTRAEKTKSTSDSKQVYLDGWLKDTRAEKAKSSYDSNQVYLDGWLKDIRAEKTKSPSDSNQVYLDGWLKDIRDETTKSTSDSNQVYLDGWLKDIRAEKTKFTPDSKEVYLDGWLKNTRN; this is encoded by the exons ATGGCACACAAAAATGTTTTGTCTCTCCTCCTTTTTGTCATGCTCTTGTTGATT AATGGACAAGGAAGCTTTGCCCGATATATGATACAAGAGAATGTAGAAGAAATACAAGTTGCTCAACCTTACCTTGACGGTTGGCTCAAAAATCCTTTGAAGAATCAAAAACACATTGCTAACTCTAACCAAGTTtaccttgatggatggttgaaagatacTCGGGCAGAGAAAACCAAATCCTCCCAGGATTCCGATCAAGTCTAtcttgatggatggttgaaagataTCAGAGCAGAGAAACCAAAATCGAC CTCTGAATCCAACCAAGTTtaccttgatggatggttgaaagatacTCGAGCTGAGATAGCAAAATCTACAGGTGACACCAACCAAGTTTAtcttgatggatggttgaaagataTCAGAGCTGAGAAAGAAAAGTCAATACCTAACTCCAACCAAGTTtaccttgatggatggttgaaagatacTAGAGCAGAGAAAGCAAAATCCACTTCTAAATCCAACCAAGTTtaccttgatggatggttgaaagataccCGAGCTGAGAAAGCAAAATCTACAGGTGACACCAACCAAGTTTATCTTGATGGGTGGTTGAAAGATATCAGAGTTGAGAAAGAAAAGTCAATTCCTAACTCCAACCAAGTTtaccttgatggatggttgaaagatacaAGAGCAGAGAAAGCAAAATCCACATCTGAATCCAACCAAGTTtaccttgatggatggttgaaagataccCGAGCTGAGAAAGAAAAATATACCCCTGACTCCAACCAAGTTtaccttgatggatggttgaaaaATACCCAAGCTAAGAAAACAAAAACCATGTCTGACTCCAACCAAGTTtaccttgatggatggttgaaagatTCCCGAACTGAGAGAACAAAAGCTACCCCTGACTCCAACCAAGTAtaccttgatggatggttgaaagatacTCGAGCAGAGAAAACAAAATCCACCTCTGATTCCAAACAAGTTTATCTTGATGGTTGGTTGAAAGACACCCGAGCTGAAAAAGCAAAATCCTCCTATGACTCCAACCAAGTTtaccttgatggatggttgaaagataTTCGAGCTGAAAAAACAAAATCCCCCTCTGACTCCAACCAAGTTTAtcttgatggatggttgaaagaCATTCGAGATGAGACAACAAAATCTACCTCTGATTCTAACCAGGTTTAtcttgatggatggttgaaagataTCCGAGCTGAGAAAACAAAATTCACACCTGACTCCAAAGAAGTTTAtcttgatggatggttgaaaaATACCCGAAACTAG
- the LOC127086015 gene encoding uncharacterized protein LOC127086015 isoform X5: MAHKNVLSLLLFVMLLLINGQGSFARYMIQENVEEIQVAQPYLDGWLKNPLKNQKHIANSNQVYLDGWLKDTRAEKTKSSQDSDQVYLDGWLKDIRAEKPKSTSESNQVYLDGWLKDTRVEKTKSTDDSNQVYLDGWLKDIRAKKEKSTPNSNQVYLDGWLKDTRAEKPKSTSESNQVYLDGWLKDTRAEKAKSTGDTNQVYLDGWLKDIRVEKEKSIPNSNQVYLDGWLKDTRAEKAKSTSESNQVYLDGWLKDTRAEKEKYTPDSNQVYLDGWLKNTQAKKTKTMSDSNQVYLDGWLKDSRTERTKATPDSNQVYLDGWLKDTRAEKTKSTSDSKQVYLDGWLKDTRAEKAKSSYDSNQVYLDGWLKDIRAEKTKSPSDSNQVYLDGWLKDIRDETTKSTSDSNQVYLDGWLKDIRAEKTKFTPDSKEVYLDGWLKNTRN; this comes from the exons ATGGCACACAAAAATGTTTTGTCTCTCCTCCTTTTTGTCATGCTCTTGTTGATT AATGGACAAGGAAGCTTTGCCCGATATATGATACAAGAGAATGTAGAAGAAATACAAGTTGCTCAACCTTACCTTGACGGTTGGCTCAAAAATCCTTTGAAGAATCAAAAACACATTGCTAACTCTAACCAAGTTtaccttgatggatggttgaaagatacTCGGGCAGAGAAAACCAAATCCTCCCAGGATTCCGATCAAGTCTAtcttgatggatggttgaaagataTCAGAGCAGAGAAACCAAAATCGACCTCTGAATCCAACCAAGTTtaccttgatggatggttgaaagatacTCGAGTTGAGAAAACAAAATCTACTGATGACTCCAATCAAGTTTAtcttgatggatggttgaaagataTCAGAGCCAAGAAAGAAAAATCCACACCTAACTCCAACCAAGTTtaccttgatggatggttgaaagataccAGAGCAGAGAAACCAAAATCGACCTCTGAATCCAACCAAGTTtac cttgatggatggttgaaagataccCGAGCTGAGAAAGCAAAATCTACAGGTGACACCAACCAAGTTTATCTTGATGGGTGGTTGAAAGATATCAGAGTTGAGAAAGAAAAGTCAATTCCTAACTCCAACCAAGTTtaccttgatggatggttgaaagatacaAGAGCAGAGAAAGCAAAATCCACATCTGAATCCAACCAAGTTtaccttgatggatggttgaaagataccCGAGCTGAGAAAGAAAAATATACCCCTGACTCCAACCAAGTTtaccttgatggatggttgaaaaATACCCAAGCTAAGAAAACAAAAACCATGTCTGACTCCAACCAAGTTtaccttgatggatggttgaaagatTCCCGAACTGAGAGAACAAAAGCTACCCCTGACTCCAACCAAGTAtaccttgatggatggttgaaagatacTCGAGCAGAGAAAACAAAATCCACCTCTGATTCCAAACAAGTTTATCTTGATGGTTGGTTGAAAGACACCCGAGCTGAAAAAGCAAAATCCTCCTATGACTCCAACCAAGTTtaccttgatggatggttgaaagataTTCGAGCTGAAAAAACAAAATCCCCCTCTGACTCCAACCAAGTTTAtcttgatggatggttgaaagaCATTCGAGATGAGACAACAAAATCTACCTCTGATTCTAACCAGGTTTAtcttgatggatggttgaaagataTCCGAGCTGAGAAAACAAAATTCACACCTGACTCCAAAGAAGTTTAtcttgatggatggttgaaaaATACCCGAAACTAG
- the LOC127086015 gene encoding uncharacterized protein LOC127086015 isoform X1: MAHKNVLSLLLFVMLLLINGQGSFARYMIQENVEEIQVAQPYLDGWLKNPLKNQKHIANSNQVYLDGWLKDTRAEKTKSSQDSDQVYLDGWLKDIRAEKPKSTSESNQVYLDGWLKDTRVEKTKSTDDSNQVYLDGWLKDIRAKKEKSTPNSNQVYLDGWLKDTRAEKPKSTSESNQVYLDGWLKDTRAEIAKSTGDTNQVYLDGWLKDIRAEKEKSIPNSNQVYLDGWLKDTRAEKAKSTSKSNQVYLDGWLKDTRAEKAKSTGDTNQVYLDGWLKDIRVEKEKSIPNSNQVYLDGWLKDTRAEKAKSTSESNQVYLDGWLKDTRAEKEKYTPDSNQVYLDGWLKNTQAKKTKTMSDSNQVYLDGWLKDSRTERTKATPDSNQVYLDGWLKDTRAEKTKSTSDSKQVYLDGWLKDTRAEKAKSSYDSNQVYLDGWLKDIRAEKTKSPSDSNQVYLDGWLKDIRDETTKSTSDSNQVYLDGWLKDIRAEKTKFTPDSKEVYLDGWLKNTRN, from the exons ATGGCACACAAAAATGTTTTGTCTCTCCTCCTTTTTGTCATGCTCTTGTTGATT AATGGACAAGGAAGCTTTGCCCGATATATGATACAAGAGAATGTAGAAGAAATACAAGTTGCTCAACCTTACCTTGACGGTTGGCTCAAAAATCCTTTGAAGAATCAAAAACACATTGCTAACTCTAACCAAGTTtaccttgatggatggttgaaagatacTCGGGCAGAGAAAACCAAATCCTCCCAGGATTCCGATCAAGTCTAtcttgatggatggttgaaagataTCAGAGCAGAGAAACCAAAATCGACCTCTGAATCCAACCAAGTTtaccttgatggatggttgaaagatacTCGAGTTGAGAAAACAAAATCTACTGATGACTCCAATCAAGTTTAtcttgatggatggttgaaagataTCAGAGCCAAGAAAGAAAAATCCACACCTAACTCCAACCAAGTTtaccttgatggatggttgaaagataccAGAGCAGAGAAACCAAAATCGACCTCTGAATCCAACCAAGTTtaccttgatggatggttgaaagatacTCGAGCTGAGATAGCAAAATCTACAGGTGACACCAACCAAGTTTAtcttgatggatggttgaaagataTCAGAGCTGAGAAAGAAAAGTCAATACCTAACTCCAACCAAGTTtaccttgatggatggttgaaagatacTAGAGCAGAGAAAGCAAAATCCACTTCTAAATCCAACCAAGTTtaccttgatggatggttgaaagataccCGAGCTGAGAAAGCAAAATCTACAGGTGACACCAACCAAGTTTATCTTGATGGGTGGTTGAAAGATATCAGAGTTGAGAAAGAAAAGTCAATTCCTAACTCCAACCAAGTTtaccttgatggatggttgaaagatacaAGAGCAGAGAAAGCAAAATCCACATCTGAATCCAACCAAGTTtaccttgatggatggttgaaagataccCGAGCTGAGAAAGAAAAATATACCCCTGACTCCAACCAAGTTtaccttgatggatggttgaaaaATACCCAAGCTAAGAAAACAAAAACCATGTCTGACTCCAACCAAGTTtaccttgatggatggttgaaagatTCCCGAACTGAGAGAACAAAAGCTACCCCTGACTCCAACCAAGTAtaccttgatggatggttgaaagatacTCGAGCAGAGAAAACAAAATCCACCTCTGATTCCAAACAAGTTTATCTTGATGGTTGGTTGAAAGACACCCGAGCTGAAAAAGCAAAATCCTCCTATGACTCCAACCAAGTTtaccttgatggatggttgaaagataTTCGAGCTGAAAAAACAAAATCCCCCTCTGACTCCAACCAAGTTTAtcttgatggatggttgaaagaCATTCGAGATGAGACAACAAAATCTACCTCTGATTCTAACCAGGTTTAtcttgatggatggttgaaagataTCCGAGCTGAGAAAACAAAATTCACACCTGACTCCAAAGAAGTTTAtcttgatggatggttgaaaaATACCCGAAACTAG
- the LOC127086015 gene encoding uncharacterized protein LOC127086015 isoform X2 produces the protein MAHKNVLSLLLFVMLLLINGQGSFARYMIQENVEEIQVAQPYLDGWLKNPLKNQKHIANSNQVYLDGWLKDTRAEKTKSSQDSDQVYLDGWLKDIRAEKPKSTSESNQVYLDGWLKDTRVEKTKSTDDSNQVYLDGWLKDIRAKKEKSTPNSNQVYLDGWLKDTRAEKPKSTSESNQVYLDGWLKDTRAEIAKSTGDTNQVYLDGWLKDIRAEKEKSIPNSNQVYLDGWLKDTRAEKAKSTGDTNQVYLDGWLKDIRVEKEKSIPNSNQVYLDGWLKDTRAEKAKSTSESNQVYLDGWLKDTRAEKEKYTPDSNQVYLDGWLKNTQAKKTKTMSDSNQVYLDGWLKDSRTERTKATPDSNQVYLDGWLKDTRAEKTKSTSDSKQVYLDGWLKDTRAEKAKSSYDSNQVYLDGWLKDIRAEKTKSPSDSNQVYLDGWLKDIRDETTKSTSDSNQVYLDGWLKDIRAEKTKFTPDSKEVYLDGWLKNTRN, from the exons ATGGCACACAAAAATGTTTTGTCTCTCCTCCTTTTTGTCATGCTCTTGTTGATT AATGGACAAGGAAGCTTTGCCCGATATATGATACAAGAGAATGTAGAAGAAATACAAGTTGCTCAACCTTACCTTGACGGTTGGCTCAAAAATCCTTTGAAGAATCAAAAACACATTGCTAACTCTAACCAAGTTtaccttgatggatggttgaaagatacTCGGGCAGAGAAAACCAAATCCTCCCAGGATTCCGATCAAGTCTAtcttgatggatggttgaaagataTCAGAGCAGAGAAACCAAAATCGACCTCTGAATCCAACCAAGTTtaccttgatggatggttgaaagatacTCGAGTTGAGAAAACAAAATCTACTGATGACTCCAATCAAGTTTAtcttgatggatggttgaaagataTCAGAGCCAAGAAAGAAAAATCCACACCTAACTCCAACCAAGTTtaccttgatggatggttgaaagataccAGAGCAGAGAAACCAAAATCGACCTCTGAATCCAACCAAGTTtaccttgatggatggttgaaagatacTCGAGCTGAGATAGCAAAATCTACAGGTGACACCAACCAAGTTTAtcttgatggatggttgaaagataTCAGAGCTGAGAAAGAAAAGTCAATACCTAACTCCAACCAAGTTtac cttgatggatggttgaaagataccCGAGCTGAGAAAGCAAAATCTACAGGTGACACCAACCAAGTTTATCTTGATGGGTGGTTGAAAGATATCAGAGTTGAGAAAGAAAAGTCAATTCCTAACTCCAACCAAGTTtaccttgatggatggttgaaagatacaAGAGCAGAGAAAGCAAAATCCACATCTGAATCCAACCAAGTTtaccttgatggatggttgaaagataccCGAGCTGAGAAAGAAAAATATACCCCTGACTCCAACCAAGTTtaccttgatggatggttgaaaaATACCCAAGCTAAGAAAACAAAAACCATGTCTGACTCCAACCAAGTTtaccttgatggatggttgaaagatTCCCGAACTGAGAGAACAAAAGCTACCCCTGACTCCAACCAAGTAtaccttgatggatggttgaaagatacTCGAGCAGAGAAAACAAAATCCACCTCTGATTCCAAACAAGTTTATCTTGATGGTTGGTTGAAAGACACCCGAGCTGAAAAAGCAAAATCCTCCTATGACTCCAACCAAGTTtaccttgatggatggttgaaagataTTCGAGCTGAAAAAACAAAATCCCCCTCTGACTCCAACCAAGTTTAtcttgatggatggttgaaagaCATTCGAGATGAGACAACAAAATCTACCTCTGATTCTAACCAGGTTTAtcttgatggatggttgaaagataTCCGAGCTGAGAAAACAAAATTCACACCTGACTCCAAAGAAGTTTAtcttgatggatggttgaaaaATACCCGAAACTAG
- the LOC127086015 gene encoding uncharacterized protein LOC127086015 isoform X3: protein MAHKNVLSLLLFVMLLLINGQGSFARYMIQENVEEIQVAQPYLDGWLKNPLKNQKHIANSNQVYLDGWLKDTRAEKTKSSQDSDQVYLDGWLKDIRAEKPKSTSESNQVYLDGWLKDTRVEKTKSTDDSNQVYLDGWLKDIRAKKEKSTPNSNQVYLDGWLKDTRAEKPKSTSESNQVYLDGWLKDTRAEIAKSTGDTNQVYLDGWLKDIRAEKEKSIPNSNQVYLDGWLKDTRAEKAKSTSKSNQVYLDGWLKDTRAEKAKSTGDTNQVYLDGWLKDTRAEKEKYTPDSNQVYLDGWLKNTQAKKTKTMSDSNQVYLDGWLKDSRTERTKATPDSNQVYLDGWLKDTRAEKTKSTSDSKQVYLDGWLKDTRAEKAKSSYDSNQVYLDGWLKDIRAEKTKSPSDSNQVYLDGWLKDIRDETTKSTSDSNQVYLDGWLKDIRAEKTKFTPDSKEVYLDGWLKNTRN from the exons ATGGCACACAAAAATGTTTTGTCTCTCCTCCTTTTTGTCATGCTCTTGTTGATT AATGGACAAGGAAGCTTTGCCCGATATATGATACAAGAGAATGTAGAAGAAATACAAGTTGCTCAACCTTACCTTGACGGTTGGCTCAAAAATCCTTTGAAGAATCAAAAACACATTGCTAACTCTAACCAAGTTtaccttgatggatggttgaaagatacTCGGGCAGAGAAAACCAAATCCTCCCAGGATTCCGATCAAGTCTAtcttgatggatggttgaaagataTCAGAGCAGAGAAACCAAAATCGACCTCTGAATCCAACCAAGTTtaccttgatggatggttgaaagatacTCGAGTTGAGAAAACAAAATCTACTGATGACTCCAATCAAGTTTAtcttgatggatggttgaaagataTCAGAGCCAAGAAAGAAAAATCCACACCTAACTCCAACCAAGTTtaccttgatggatggttgaaagataccAGAGCAGAGAAACCAAAATCGACCTCTGAATCCAACCAAGTTtaccttgatggatggttgaaagatacTCGAGCTGAGATAGCAAAATCTACAGGTGACACCAACCAAGTTTAtcttgatggatggttgaaagataTCAGAGCTGAGAAAGAAAAGTCAATACCTAACTCCAACCAAGTTtaccttgatggatggttgaaagatacTAGAGCAGAGAAAGCAAAATCCACTTCTAAATCCAACCAAGTTtaccttgatggatggttgaaagataccCGAGCTGAGAAAGCAAAATCTACAGGTGACACCAACCAAGTTTAT cttgatggatggttgaaagataccCGAGCTGAGAAAGAAAAATATACCCCTGACTCCAACCAAGTTtaccttgatggatggttgaaaaATACCCAAGCTAAGAAAACAAAAACCATGTCTGACTCCAACCAAGTTtaccttgatggatggttgaaagatTCCCGAACTGAGAGAACAAAAGCTACCCCTGACTCCAACCAAGTAtaccttgatggatggttgaaagatacTCGAGCAGAGAAAACAAAATCCACCTCTGATTCCAAACAAGTTTATCTTGATGGTTGGTTGAAAGACACCCGAGCTGAAAAAGCAAAATCCTCCTATGACTCCAACCAAGTTtaccttgatggatggttgaaagataTTCGAGCTGAAAAAACAAAATCCCCCTCTGACTCCAACCAAGTTTAtcttgatggatggttgaaagaCATTCGAGATGAGACAACAAAATCTACCTCTGATTCTAACCAGGTTTAtcttgatggatggttgaaagataTCCGAGCTGAGAAAACAAAATTCACACCTGACTCCAAAGAAGTTTAtcttgatggatggttgaaaaATACCCGAAACTAG